GTGACTCTCGCAACTAATCGCTACGATAACGATGCCTGGGTTTCCGACACCACGCCCAAAACTTTCCAACGAGTTGGACTCATGGTGGGTCTAAATCAGGCCTGTCAGTGTGTCGGGTCTATCCTGATCGCCCCGCTTATTCGGAGGTTCCCTTCCCGACTCGTTTTGGCGGGTGCCGTGCTCGTCTTTGGCCTTCTCAGCGCTATACTTCTCATTATCGATGCTAGCACAGGTGGTAGATTTTGCCCGCCAGCCTTCCGCAAAAAGCACCCTGAACATGATTTTCATTATTACGGCGACTATAATACCGATGGTATCATCCCCGTCTACTGCGTTGCTGGGATCGCTTATGGGATGGTGGAATTGATTCGCCGTGTTATTCCTCGTGACCTTGTCGGCGGAAATGTCCAGAAATTGCGCCAGTTAGATGCTGTGGTGCATATATTCTACGAAGTGGCTGGGACTGGTGGTGCTTTCTGCACCGCTTTGGCTCTTATCCCGTACTTCGGAAATAACTACTCTTTTCTCATTACGCCCATTTGCTTTGCGCTGGCGGCCGTTGGCTGGTTCTTCCTCACAGATCATGGGTTCCAAAGTCAACGGACCGAGGTCCTTGAAGATCAACCGCCATATATCCAGGCCGTTGTCGTTGGATTCTGGCTCTTCTTGGAGTCCATTTGGACCGGCGCCAGACTACTTTTTTCCTCTCGAAAGTTCCTCTGGCTGCTGCCCGGGTACTCAATCGCCTTATATGCCCATCGGTATCTCGAGAACAGTATAGCTCCCGCTATTGCCCGTCGCTATCTCGGAAACGCAGCTTGGTCGCAGATTATAGTTGGTGGCTCGAACCTGGGCGAGCTTTTTGGCGCGCTGTTTGTGATCCTTTTTACTGACACAGTGGCAACGCCGATCCCCTGGCTTCGACTGGATGCAATCCTGCTCCTCATAACATGGTATTTGCCATACTGGCGGCCTGAGCAACACAATGtttcgatggcctggattgCTGCCGCCACATTTCTACCGATCTCTTTCGGCTGGGCTGCTGGCGACGTATCGCTAGCAGCTTATATACAAGCGTCACTTGCGCGAGTTGAATCGAAAACCATGAATGTCTCCTCTCTAGGTGCCGTCATGGCTTTCCTTTACTCCACATACATCGTTCTTTACGCAATCACCTCTCCTATACTTGGCAGTTATATCGATCACGTCTATGAGAAAACAGGGGGAACAGATGGCAATGGTAATATTTTTGAAGCAATCCGGAATGTAGGTAGCGTGCAGTTTACCGTGGTTGCAGCTTTGGTACTGGCAGCCACCTTTGTGCCAAGGGGATCTCTGTCTCTAAATCCCAAAATGCTTGACGATGAAAACCTGGAGCACGAATTACCGGGCCTCGCGCAACTCTCTTCGAAAGAGGAGTTGAATTGACGACGTCAGTATACGGGGTTTAGATTACGACGTATATAATCATATTTGGTCTCATTATTAACTAATACcattctctttttttctctcaaTGACACATACCTCGCTTAATCTTCAATCAATGCACAGGCGCATATCTGATATCTCCACCAGGCCGACAAGCTAAACATAAAACTAAATCTAGCTAGATATGCACGCCATGATTAATGCTCAAACatgaaagagaaaaagaagaccTGTAATGAGCAATATCATTTCGGTGTTTCCCCCTCCAACTCTGTTGGTCCTCCCGTCCTCCCAACCAGATGATGCGGCTGGACAGTCTGATCCCATATCCAAtagggctgctgctgctgctgcccaggCTGTAGCTGTGGGCTATGCTGCCTCTGCGAACCCAACGGGGACGGAACTCCATACCCACCCTCATGATGTGGATAAATCCCGCTTTGCGTCTGGGAGGCTAGATTCTGGTCCATCGGGGCAAATACTGGACCTGCCATTGGTCCAGGTCCAAACACACCAGGGTCACTGACAGGCGAAGCCCCACGCACGCTCGTACTCATGTTTCGCGGAACGCCGGTGCTACTAGTAGTATCAACATCGCTcttcccagcaccagcaccagcaccagcaccagcgccGGCAGTGGCTGCGGAAGTGGAAAGTGCCCACTGCGCAGTGCGGCCGTCGCTTGTGGATGCGGCTTCGTGGGAGTGAGAGAAGAATTTCCTGTACGCCTGGTTTCGGGCGAAGAGGTAGATGAGAGCGCAGAGGATTGCTACGAAAGCCACAGCTCCAATGACGATGCCTGCTattgcgccgccgccgaggctgTGTGGGGATGCGGCGTGTGCGTTTGACGGGGCTTCGGAGGGGTTATCTGTGGTGGTTGTGCCGTAGTCGCCTTCTGCCGGCATGGATTGGCCCGGGATGAGCATGTAAGGAGCATCGAGGGCGGCCTTTTTCTGGGACTCGTAACTTTTCTGCGTGGTCTAAACTATGTTAATTTTGATTTGGTGGCGGGGGAAGTAAGCTAGGATAAGAGAGAGAGGTACCGGGTTGATAACGCCAACCATGCCATTTTCTTTACATGAGTCTATGGCAGTACAGTAGAAGAATATTGGCTATCATGGAGACAAATCGGGTCAGTTCAGCACCAGAAAGATTTCTAATGGAAGAATGTGGAGAGAGGGGAGTGTAGCAAAATACCTCTGGTCGTGGAACCGTCCAATTCCAAGTGGGCAGCATGCCAGAAACCTGCCCGTTTACCTCGTTGAAATCATTCTTAATACCAGAGAAGAAATAGTCGCCATCGGCTGGCACACATGGAGCCCTCCAGTCAGCCTGGACAACGGAGTGGTTGCGCGGGTGGAACTGAAAGACGATCAAGTCGCCGACTTTGGCATCCACCTCATGGGGAATATATTCATGCGGAGCCTCCTTGGGACCAACTTTGATTGTGTGGGTTTTCGCGGCTGACGATGCGGTGGTAGTGCTGGTGGgttttgatgttgttggaggtggatttggttttggggttgttgtttttggtggtggcGCTGTTGTGTTTGTATTGTTGGACATGACTGGAACAAGATAGGGCGATGACCTCTATTACTGTGCGAGCAGGTTGAAAGgagcgaagaagagggtaTTTGAAATAATGCGCTGCGAAGGATAAAGGCGGGCTGGTCACACAGCCGGGCAATGCAGCCATCCTGTGTCAGTTGGACAAAGAACCAATTGCCTGTGTCTGGGATGTGAAAACAAGGCGGCAATAGCTCATGATAATTCGTGGTGGCCGACACAAAGAACAGGCCACGCGGATCTCATCTTCACATTGAAGGTCCAGACTCGCTGTGGCATACAAATTCAACATGGGTTCTCTCTCAGCAATGAATAGCTTGACGAATGTGTGACTAATATAGCAGTAAATCCAGTGAATTTCGGAAATCAATACAGCATTcatactaaaatatatatgcCAAGGAGGAGTGTGCTAAGCTGACCGTGTAGTGCGCCCTCGCAATCGATTAAGAATCAAGTGAGCCTCATTCACTTGAGCCTGCAACTGCGAGACCCCATCTCTCACTCTCTGTGCCAGCCCAAGCTCCCGTCTGGCCTCTGGTACCTCGCCCTCAACTGCGATGACCCCTCCTAAATCCCGGGTGATATTCCGTACCTCCTCATTCAGCTTGCGCTCCAAATCAGCGAAAGCAGTATTTATAATGACCTTGTAATCCATTTCAAACCTCGCAGGCAACTGTTGAAATATTTTTTGACCCCGTACGTACTCTTTCATGTGGTCCTTTCGTCGGCGATCGCTCCCGGTGCCTGTTCCAGTCACTCCATCAGCGTCGGGGCCCTCCAATGTTGGCATATTTAGTATGAATAGACACACCTGATTCCATGTTACAATATTGATAAGCCGGACGCATGATGTCTGCAATATacgagctgctgctgtgTCCGTCAAGGACATCCCGAGTGATTCGTCTTTCATGATCAGTGGAATCACTTTAACAGGAAAACAATCTCGCATACCTAGTTTGAAGTAGAAGATGTTCCAATGCTCTTTGGGTGGTATAAGCTATGCCGCATCTCTGAGTGTCCAGGTTATCAAGGAGGTTCTCAATGGATGCCGGTGAGAGGTGCGTATACGCTAATGGCAAATTAGTGGTCGATTAGACTTGTGCCCAAGGGCATGGGTGCATAATTTACCTTCAATTGAAGTAGACACAGAATtgaatatagtataaatttCATCTTCAGTGGTATTTTGTCGGTGATTTAGCCATTCAATCAGTGTGCTCCAACACTGATCGAGCTCCTCGCTCGCACCCTGAAGAATTTCGTTGTTCCAATAACGCACACTTTCTTTGCCAATTTGATGGACTCCATATTTTCGACAAAATGCGGAATAGCTCGGGTGATGCATCTAGTGTTGTATTCAATCAGACAATGAGGCCATGAATTTGGGCTGGTGGCTCAAACTCACAGAATCCCAGTCTCGAGATGCTCTAATGGCTCCATCCTTCCATCTTTCTTGCACTTGTAAGTCACCTGAGTCGGGTTAGAATACAACATCTGAATAGTCCAATCATATATATCTTACGAATGTAACGGATGGTGGATATGTTGAACATGGTCTCAAGCTCTGTTTTAATGGACCGGATGCACGAACGACGAGATATGAGGCGCTACCTAGTGTCAGTATAAGCATGCCTATATTAAAGGGGACATTTTCTTATGCAAATATTGATGATTATAATGAAATTAGGGATGAACGAACTGAATGCAAAGTCCTCTGCGCCTCATCCAGAACCTGGCGTAGGGTTTCGGCCCTGTCAGCTGTAACGTCATTTGCTCCTGCCAGTACCCATTGGTTCAGAGATCCAAGAAGGGCCGGCACACGTATTCTGAGAAAGGTATCTGTTTCTCGGAACTGCGCATCTGCTGGTACTAGTTGGCAATATTGTCGCAACTCAGGGATGCCGCTCAGCCGGATATACTCGGCTGCTTGCCCCCTCTCGCCTCCACGGTAATTCTCGTACAATTCTCTGCTCACACAGAAAACCTTAACGTTGGTCTGATATTTTCTGGATAGATGCGTCCTCGATATTTCGTTGCGTGCGTTGATAAGAAGCGTCTTGCGCCTAAAAATGTCAGCTCTAAGGCTTTCGAGATACTAGGGGCCATGCATACTCGAGCTCTAGCCTTCCTAGCTCGTCACTGTTACAAACATATTTGATTAGCATCGGCCTCGTCGGGAAAAAGTAAGAGAGAACGCTAGGGTTTACTTTTGTTCTGCCTCCCGTAGAGCGTACCGCGCCTGCTGTGCTCCAGATGAATCACGCCGACGCCGGCCCAACCTCCTAAGTGATCTTCTAACTTGCTCAGTCCGATCTAACAGCCGCCTGGTCTCTTCGATTACCCTGGCGGGCATTTTAGGATCCCTTATAATTTCTTCGCCGTCCAGTTCCTGCGCAGGGTTAGTCCATTATCATAGTACCTATAGATTGTCCCGGCGTACAGTTTCCGATTTAGTGCACACTATTCGCATGGGCTGGTTGCCAATACATTTATGCCAAATTTCTTCGATTGAGGGATCCGATCTGCACCGGTTGATTTCGCTGACGATAAATACCTCGTCACAAATGTTACGTAGGTATTTCTCAGTAGCTCGCACCCGGGCGTAGTTCATATCTCGAAATCCTAAGAAAACATAGTCAGTCGCTGTTCCAGCGATACCTCCAAATTGAAGCCTTACCGGGCATGTCCGCCACTACCAATCCGGTTCGTAAAATGCCGGACCTGAGATATACCCTAGATACATTGTTAGACGGGAATCCATAGAGAATACTGCAGGTACTCACCTTATTAGCTTCACAAATGGCCAAAGTGCGGGCCGTTCTTGTTCGCGAGATGCCACAGTAAGTATGTCGATATTCTCCCTACAGTCATGTATATCCCGTGCCCTAATCGCATAGTGAAGAGCATCTGGTCCACCAGGCCGATGGTTTAACCCAGCCATAGCCCATTCCGCGAGACGTGCAAGGATTCGGTCCTCCGCACCCAGTTCCTCATTTGACAAAAGGGCTTCACTCAGCTCTCCTTCATTTGGGAATAACGATTGCAACGTCGCCCAGGACCTTTCCGATAATCTCGTTATTCTgtcgctctctccctccgcGAGATCTTCGTTGAAAGCCCTGGTATGGCGTATCCGGTAGGCCATCAATAACTCGCGGAGAAGTTCAATCATTTCATCGATCGTCATAAAATCTGCCTCAATAGTATACGGGTGCGGATGTGTCTCATCTACTTGTCGAAACTCGGTCACGACGGAAGTGCAGGCCTCTCCGCTCCCACTCTGGTATCGTTAGCATTAATCTATTCATCGGCGATGGCAAGCCTCAAGCGTACCGAACGTGCAAGCCCTCCACAGTCGAGAAGAGAATTGATGAGGCTACTTTTACCTAAGGcaaaattaagtatagaaaTACCCTTCAGGAAGAATGGACTTACCAACACCAGAATCCCCAATAAAACCGACTATGCGAGTTTGCGGGTACTCAAATTTGCTCTCGGTCTCGGCCTGTCTGTAAAGATCGCTGACATGGGTGGTACCATCGTGCACCATCTGGGAGGCCTGCATCGACCGCACGAGGCCCGAGAGATGGCTTTGCACGTCCCTCAGCGAATTTTGCAACTGAGCATTATATATTGGGGCATCAGGAAGCTCTTCATCCCGCACGTTGTACGTGGAGCTATCATTATCGCTTCCATCATCGCTATCCAAGTCAGAGCCGCTATCAgcctcttcgtcgccttcGCCCTCGGTTGACGAAGTTTCAATACTCTGAATTATTAGGTTACGAACTCCTGAAGTTAGAAAGCTAGAGGGAGACGGCGAATCGATGTTTGGAGCGTTTGTTTGATTTGGGCGACTGGAAGGACCAGGCTGCGGGCTCGGAGTGGCGTTGTAGAGATCTCTGTATGTCGACACGTTGGCATTAGGAGAAAGATTAGACCTCCGAAATTGTCCATGATCAGTGGGCGCTAATTTTCCAGGCGCTTCGGGCGAGTTGGGATCAATATCAAGGGCCGAAAAGAGAGCGCGTGTCGTTGAAGTAGTTGTTGCCCGAGTTAATATACGACTACTTGATCGGGTCGGGGTCGCAGGGTCTTGGGTGACTGGCGTACTTATGAAATGTGAGTCtgcagatgaagagggagTGAAGGCAAAGGTGAAACCACTGGTATTCGGTGGGGAGAAACTGAAGGAAGCAGCAgtgggaggagtgggaggagtgTTGAAAGTGAACCTGGTATCACCAGGCGGGGGGAAGTCAAAAGTAGAAGATGAGGGAACATCTGCAGACCGAGTCGGAGTGTGGGAGTGAGGGGGATTGAATGAGAAAGACAAAGTTGAACTGTCGTCGTCCGCGTCTGGGGTTGTCCTCGCCATCTGTGTCATCGTGGACGCTGTGCGGTCTAGCAGCAACAATGACTTTGAGACAGCAAAGAATGAGAGGCAAAGACAGATTGCTCGAGATATCTATTCCTCGTTTATTCCGCCTGAAAATAAGACTTGCAAGGCAGATTTTGATTGTCTGTGAGGGGTTCGCAGGGGTGGTGGGATAACTACTGCACGATTACTGCGCCGCAGGAATGTATGGCCTCGGGATTATCCTAAGAACCGTGGAGTGTCTGCCTGGCCATCCATAAATAGAACCACAATACTATCGATTGGGCGTTAGGCCCTTTCATTAAAATGTACCAATGTATGCCATGTCATCCCCGTCTCATGTGCTGCAAAGGCCGTTCCTGGCGCTTATTAAAACATCACTGCGTGGATGAACTTAAGTTCGTGGCCTATGGTTTAAAAGCAACCGAATCCTGTTACTCCAGCGTCTATGGCTCAATCTCGTCCAAAATTTCTAGATAACATCGGTCCCAAGTTCCCTAGGCTCGCCGAACTAGCTACTTGTAGAGCTCACCAGCTCCAAACATCCTCCTGGTGCCAGTTTTGTCCATCAACATCCGATTCTGCATCTGTAAAAGCATCTAAATGAGCCTGTTCCCACCCAGCATAACTCTGATTACCAGGGGTGTTGCTTTCAAAACTAACAGCGTCAGTGTGCTACGTATAAAATGAAATCGCATGATGTAGGTTCGGGAACGGTAAAGGAAAGCATAAATGGACTCACACACCAACCATCCGCATTTATGCCGGCTTTGCAATTACAGCATCCGCCCACGTAGTTTGTCCTGGCCAGATCTGCCGCAAAGCCAGGGGTCTGCTCGAGCATCTTCACGAAACTTTCCTTCTGTAATAGGTCACCAAAGCGCCGGTTTGTGACGCGGACAAGAGGGTCACGGAGGCCTCTCTCGCACATGGGAGTAGTTCGATACACCTCTGCAACTGCAGCCGCAAAGTCATCCATATCCCAACCGACCGCCACAATCCCTTCGAACTTCTCCTTAGCGcgcttcttcatctttggGACATCGTACTTATCGGCGATCTGATATGCCGCAATGTGGAACATAATTGGAGATGTATTGCCGTGATCAGTGGTGTCGTAATCGTAGCCGTACATGAAGTCAATCATCGTTACCAAGAATCGATGGTCATCCCCCTCCAGTTTGATCGTGTTGGTATTTGTCTCCTAGAGGTCCGATACATGAGTTATTCGTCACCATAATCGCCCCAAGTAAGAAAACACATACCAGCCAGTCCCCGTTGAACATCCTCGCGAAGTAACCTGACTGGCTGCACAGCACCAGCTTGTGGACCCTGAGTTCTTTTTCAGGGGTGATGATTGTCATGTCCGTAAACTTCGAGCTACGATAATAGCTGTAGCCGGTGTTAGCATCACTCTCGATGTCCAACTAGTGGTACTCGCCTTTTCAAACAAGCCAGGAGGTTTCCGGTTTCCTGCTCATGCGTTGGCCCTATTGTCACGGGCTTAGTCTCAGTCTCCGCCATTTTCAG
The nucleotide sequence above comes from Aspergillus puulaauensis MK2 DNA, chromosome 3, nearly complete sequence. Encoded proteins:
- a CDS encoding uncharacterized protein (COG:S;~EggNog:ENOG410PM05;~InterPro:IPR036259;~TransMembrane:12 (i23-49o69-91i98-117o149-167i188-210o216-236i256-277o283-300i321-341o347-364i376-394o414-436i)), whose translation is MAPSYNAIKHNWRLFTPTERRNIAIYILGIMMYKFGLEAFNGSIVTLATNRYDNDAWVSDTTPKTFQRVGLMVGLNQACQCVGSILIAPLIRRFPSRLVLAGAVLVFGLLSAILLIIDASTGGRFCPPAFRKKHPEHDFHYYGDYNTDGIIPVYCVAGIAYGMVELIRRVIPRDLVGGNVQKLRQLDAVVHIFYEVAGTGGAFCTALALIPYFGNNYSFLITPICFALAAVGWFFLTDHGFQSQRTEVLEDQPPYIQAVVVGFWLFLESIWTGARLLFSSRKFLWLLPGYSIALYAHRYLENSIAPAIARRYLGNAAWSQIIVGGSNLGELFGALFVILFTDTVATPIPWLRLDAILLLITWYLPYWRPEQHNVSMAWIAAATFLPISFGWAAGDVSLAAYIQASLARVESKTMNVSSLGAVMAFLYSTYIVLYAITSPILGSYIDHVYEKTGGTDGNGNIFEAIRNVGSVQFTVVAALVLAATFVPRGSLSLNPKMLDDENLEHELPGLAQLSSKEELN
- a CDS encoding uncharacterized protein (COG:S;~EggNog:ENOG410PPWM;~InterPro:IPR008972;~TransMembrane:1 (o207-230i)); this translates as MSNNTNTTAPPPKTTTPKPNPPPTTSKPTSTTTASSAAKTHTIKVGPKEAPHEYIPHEVDAKVGDLIVFQFHPRNHSVVQADWRAPCVPADGDYFFSGIKNDFNEVNGQVSGMLPTWNWTVPRPEPIFFYCTAIDSCKENGMVGVINPTTQKSYESQKKAALDAPYMLIPGQSMPAEGDYGTTTTDNPSEAPSNAHAASPHSLGGGAIAGIVIGAVAFVAILCALIYLFARNQAYRKFFSHSHEAASTSDGRTAQWALSTSAATAGAGAGAGAGAGKSDVDTTSSTGVPRNMSTSVRGASPVSDPGVFGPGPMAGPVFAPMDQNLASQTQSGIYPHHEGGYGVPSPLGSQRQHSPQLQPGQQQQQPYWIWDQTVQPHHLVGRTGGPTELEGETPK
- a CDS encoding uncharacterized protein (COG:S;~EggNog:ENOG410PGHH;~InterPro:IPR022812,IPR027417;~PFAM:PF00350) translates to MTQMARTTPDADDDSSTLSFSFNPPHSHTPTRSADVPSSSTFDFPPPGDTRFTFNTPPTPPTAASFSFSPPNTSGFTFAFTPSSSADSHFISTPVTQDPATPTRSSSRILTRATTTSTTRALFSALDIDPNSPEAPGKLAPTDHGQFRRSNLSPNANVSTYRDLYNATPSPQPGPSSRPNQTNAPNIDSPSPSSFLTSGVRNLIIQSIETSSTEGEGDEEADSGSDLDSDDGSDNDSSTYNVRDEELPDAPIYNAQLQNSLRDVQSHLSGLVRSMQASQMVHDGTTHVSDLYRQAETESKFEYPQTRIVGFIGDSGVGKSSLINSLLDCGGLARSSGSGEACTSVVTEFRQVDETHPHPYTIEADFMTIDEMIELLRELLMAYRIRHTRAFNEDLAEGESDRITRLSERSWATLQSLFPNEGELSEALLSNEELGAEDRILARLAEWAMAGLNHRPGGPDALHYAIRARDIHDCRENIDILTVASREQERPALWPFVKLIRVYLRSGILRTGLVVADMPGFRDMNYARVRATEKYLRNICDEVFIVSEINRCRSDPSIEEIWHKCIGNQPMRIVCTKSETELDGEEIIRDPKMPARVIEETRRLLDRTEQVRRSLRRLGRRRRDSSGAQQARYALREAEQNDELGRLELERKTLLINARNEISRTHLSRKYQTNVKVFCVSRELYENYRGGERGQAAEYIRLSGIPELRQYCQLVPADAQFRETDTFLRIRVPALLGSLNQWVLAGANDVTADRAETLRQVLDEAQRTLHSRLISRRSCIRSIKTELETMFNISTIRYIRDLQVQERWKDGAIRASRDWDSMHHPSYSAFCRKYGVHQIGKESVRYWNNEILQGASEELDQCWSTLIEWLNHRQNTTEDEIYTIFNSVSTSIEAYTHLSPASIENLLDNLDTQRCGIAYTTQRALEHLLLQTRRITRDVLDGHSSSSYIADIMRPAYQYCNMESGTGSDRRRKDHMKEYVRGQKIFQQLPARFEMDYKVIINTAFADLERKLNEEVRNITRDLGGVIAVEGEVPEARRELGLAQRVRDGVSQLQAQVNEAHLILNRLRGRTTRSA
- a CDS encoding BTB/POZ domain-containing protein (COG:S;~EggNog:ENOG410PXBG;~InterPro:IPR000210,IPR011333;~PFAM:PF00651;~TransMembrane:1 (o54-77i);~go_function: GO:0005515 - protein binding [Evidence IEA]), translating into MSDILCIAMGNSLVHLRCIGPGKLDGTIAELLHSASIDMKSTLHFGLNTVVNTIGIFTVPFSLLVLFSINLFHTLYLSTYESLLSKLPQSNSFAQRALPKSFPQTSSPPSGPCLATCMRFTFTRLLSVGISFFSKPFHKFPLPQLLPLKMAETETKPVTIGPTHEQETGNLLACLKSYYRSSKFTDMTIITPEKELRVHKLVLCSQSGYFARMFNGDWLETNTNTIKLEGDDHRFLVTMIDFMYGYDYDTTDHGNTSPIMFHIAAYQIADKYDVPKMKKRAKEKFEGIVAVGWDMDDFAAAVAEVYRTTPMCERGLRDPLVRVTNRRFGDLLQKESFVKMLEQTPGFAADLARTNYVGGCCNCKAGINADGWCF